The Antennarius striatus isolate MH-2024 chromosome 23, ASM4005453v1, whole genome shotgun sequence genome has a segment encoding these proteins:
- the btr12 gene encoding bloodthirsty-related gene family, member 12, translated as MQSLSSPRGRVLSEEQFTCSICLEIFVEPVSTPCGHSFCKACLQGYWTHSKKFVCPMCKKSYSKRPEMSVNRVLAEISTQFQGLMQVGEARAASRGSSMNLSSDAVSPGNDTCEFARDGEVPCDACIGRKMKALKSCVSCPGSFCEAHLRHHKKVKSLTSHRLIEPTFHLEDKICKKHDRLLEIYCRTDHICICSACVDSSHKSHDTVSTDHEWKKKMSTLNKKRSELKHLIKERSKKLEEIKQSIKVIKAGAQKELEESWQVYAELQRMVEQSQAELVEVIAAKQRDAEHHAQELARGLETELSQLRRRSSDLEAQVHVQDKVIFLQNLSTLPPPPEPTDWSGVSINTDLYLGTIRSSVIGLLDKMQEELKRLYSKELRKVQNYSSEVILDSSTAQRNLVVSDDGRQVRYEERKASHSDGPKRFSPALFVLGREGLSSGRHYWEVDMTRKTAWTLGVASASARRKGEINLSPEGGYWCLWLKNGEVKALEASRLPLMLHSQPAKVGVFLDYELGQVSFFDVKARQHLYTFTYPFSESLYPIFSPCLNQEGKNSSPLVLTHVKHI; from the exons ATGCAGA GCCTCAGTTCCCCCAGAGGCAGAGTCCTCTCTGAGGAGCAGTTCACCTGCTCCATCTGTCTGGAGATCTTCGTGGAGCCCGTCTCCACCCCCTGCGGCCACAGTTTCTGCAAGGCCTGCCTGCAGGGCTACTGGACCCACAGCAAGAAGTTTGTTTGCCCCATGTGTAAGAAGTCCTACTCCAAGAGACCCGAGATGAGCGTCAACCGGGTCCTGGCGGAAATCTCCACCCAGTTCCAGGGGCTGATGCAGGTTGGAGAGGCCAGGGCTGCGTCACGGGGGTCCAGCATGAATCTGAGCTCAGACGCGGTCTCCCCGGGGAACGACACCTGCGAGTTCGCCCGGGATGGAGAGGTTCCCTGCGACGCCTGCATTGGAAGGAAGATGAAGGCGCTGAAGTCGTGTGTGAGCTGCCCCGGGTCGTTCTGCGAGGCCCATCTCAGACACCATAAAAAG GTGAAATCTCTGACATCCCATCGTCTCATCGAACCCACCTTCCACCTGGAAGACAAGATCTGTAAGAAACACGATCGCCTCCTGGAGATCTACTGCCGCACGGATCACATCTGCATCTGCTCGGCCTGCGTGGATTCCTCGCACAAGAGTCACGACACCGTGTCCACCGATCacgagtggaagaagaagatg TCTACCCTCAATAAGAAGAGGTCGGAGCTGAAGCATTTGATCAAGGAGCGCTCCAAGAAACTGGAGGAGATCAAACAGTCCATCAAGGTTATCAAG GCCGGCGCccagaaggagctggaggagagctgGCAGGTGTACGCCGAGCTGCAGCGCATGGTGGAGCAAAGCCAGgcggagctggtggaggtgaTCGCCGCCAAGCAGCGCGATGCCGAGCATCACGCCCAGGAGCTGGCCCGCGGCTTGGAGACCGAGCTCAgccagctgaggaggaggagcagcgacCTGGAGGCACAGGTGCACGTCCAGGACAAAGTCATCTTCCTGCAG AACCTCTCGACGCTGCCGCCCCCACCCGAGCCCACTGATTGGTCGGGAGTCAGCATCAACACCGACCTCTACCTGGGAACCATCCGCTCCTCCGTCATCGGCCTGCTCGATAAGATGCAGGAGGAGCTCAAGAGGCTGTACAGCAAAG AGCTTCGGAAGGTGCAGAACTACTCAA GTGAGGTGATTTTGGACTCTTCCACCGCCCAGAGGAACCTGGTCGTGTCCGACGACGGCCGCCAGGTGAGATACGAAGAGCGTAAGGCGTCCCACTCTGACGGCCCAAAGCGCTTTAGCCCCGCCCTCTTCGTCCTGGGCCGGGAGGGGCTCAGCTCGGGGCGACACTACTGGGAGGTGGACATGACCCGCAAGACGGCCTGGACGCTGGGTGTGGCCAGCGCCTCGGCGCGCCGCAAGGGGGAGATCAACCTGAGTCCCGAGGGGGGGTACTGGTGCCTGTGGCTGAAGAACGGTGAGGTGAAGGCTCTGGAGGCGTCCCGCCTGCCCCTCATGCTGCACTCCCAACCCGCCAAGGTGGGGGTCTTCCTGGATTACGAGTTGGGCCAGGTTTCGTTCTTCGACGTCAAGGCGCGCCAGCACCTCTACACCTTCACCTACCCCTTCAGCGAGAGCCTGTACCCCATCTTTAGCCCCTGTCTCAACCAGGAGGGCAAGAACTCGTCCCCTCTGGTTTTAACTCATGTCAAACACATCTGA